AGGGAAAAAAGTAATTTCCTCAATATCCGGATTATGTCCTTAGCAAAAATACTCCCGTCAATCTGAGTTATATCTAAAGTATTCAACTATGTACATTTTCTAATATCTCGGACATCAAATAAAAAATTTTTGGATATTAAACAATTTTTTTTTGGAAAATTAAAGAATAAAGAAAATAAAGATTAAAAAAGAGGGAATTTTACGACATGAATGCCTTAGAATTCTTTATAGACGACTTTTTTGAAAATGTAACAAATTCAGAAACAGTAATTATCAGGATGAGAAGAAAGAAAAACCAGAGAAGATACTAGGGGCTTTTCGACCAATCTTTTTGAAAAAAGCTTGCACTACGCTAAAACCGTTGGTCTGCAACCCTTTTACGAAAAGGCTTGACCGAAAATGCTGTTTTTGATCAAACTTTTTCTTAAAAAGTTTGTTTTTATCACCAAGCGTTGCGCCGCTTGACCACGCCGTCATGCTAATTTTTGATCAAACTTTTTTCAAAAAAGTTTGCGATAAAACCTTTTCTCAAAATGTTTTCGCTCAAGCCTTTTTAAAAAAGGCTTGAGCTTGAGCGAATTAAGTGAACGAAATGGATGCTTCCAAGCGGGATTCGGGCTGTCCTCCCTAAGAGAAGCTAGGAAGATCCACAAGTTATAAGTTTGAAGAGGCGATTTCTGACACTTATAAGCAGAAAATCAGAGTAACTCAGATTTATTCTACATGATAAGACCAAGTAAAATATGGAGCCGTCCCTGGCATGGAAACTTATACAGACATTCCCGAAAAATTAAAGCTTGCAGTCCTTGAGAGAATAAAACCCACTGAACCTGAGAGAGAAAAACTCCTGACTATTCAGGAAGAGCTTGCCTCAAAGGTAAAAACAGCAGCTGAAAGGCTTGGCATCTCGGATGTGCTTGTGAGAATGGTGGGCTCAGCTGCCAGAGGCACTTGGCTTTCAGGTACTCATGATATTGATGTCTTCATAAGCTTTCCTGAAGAGACACCCAGAGAAAAACTGGAAACCATGGGCATGGCAATTGCAAGGGAAGTTGCAAAACATGCCGAACATGCCGAAGACCGCCATGCTGAGCATCCCTACCTGAATATCATATACAAAGGCTTTGATGTGGATCTTGTCCCCTGTTTCAGGGTTGCCTCGGCCTCCCGAATCAAATCCGCAGTTGACAGGACACCTTTTCATAACGATTTTGTCAAACCCCGCGTAAAAGGGCTCGAAGACGAAGTCCTGCTCCTGAAACAATTTATGCGCGGGGGTGGTGTTTACGGTTCAGAACTGAAAACCCAGGGCTTTTCAGGCTACTTTACCGAACTTCTGATAATTCACTACGGTTCCTTCGAGAACACAGTCCATGCAGCCTGCTCCTGGAAGCCCGGCCAGAAAATCGATATTATGCAGCACTCAGAAATCGAACACGACGAACCTCTCGTAATGGTCGACCCAACCGACCCTAGGCGGAACGTGGCAGCAGCCCTTTCCCTTGACAAATTCTGCATGTTCATAGACCACTGCCGGGAATTCTTAAAAAACCCGGAACTCAGATTCTTCTTCCCAGCCGCCCCCCTCCCCTTGAAGGACAGCGAGATCCGCGAGAAACTTGAAGCCCGAAAGAGCACCCAACTTGCAATCGTCTTCAAAACCCCTGACGTGGTAGAAGACGTTCTCTACCCCCAGCTCTATAAAATGGAGCAAGCCGCCGCTGCCCTACTGAAAGAATATGATTTTACTGTTATGAAAACCGGCGTCTGGTCAGGCAAATCCGAAACCGCAGTCCTGCTTGAGCTCATCTCCGGCACCCTCCCCAATGTGAAAAAGCACATCGGTCCTCCCGTCTGGGTCAAAACCCACGCCGAGAAGTTCAAGGAAAAATACAAGGGGGCAGACGGCGTTTTCGGAGGCTATATCGAAAATGGAAAATACGTCTTTGAAATCCAGCGCAAATATCCGACTGCAAAAGGGCTTCTAGAGGAGCGGCTTATGACGTGCTCGCTTGGGAAGAGTGTGTGCAAGAGCGTGAGTGAAGGGTTTGAAATTATAGAGGATGCAGGGATTTGCAGGTTAAAGGATACTGATTTCAGAGTCTTTTTGAGGGGATGGATGTAAAGAATTTGCTGTAAGATAAAGTAGTGTCCAATTGACTATTTTACATAAGGCAGAATTCTTCCGCAATGATTCTTTTTTGCGGGTAATGCGGATGTTCGGAAAATTCTTCTGTAACACGCTTGATTGCTCTTTTTGGTGGAGATCCAACTACTCTCCATCAGATGTTGTTTTCTCGTTTTTGAATTCTTGAATTGCGTCTTCAATCATCTTTATGATTTCATCACGTTTAGGCTTCTCAAGCCCAGATTCTTTTATCATCTCTAATATTCTCTCGAATTTATCCTCCACGTGAAATATACTGCGGTATTTTCTTTGTATACGGATTAAACAATTTATCTGTTGAGGGAGCATACTAAAATCTACAAAGTTATATTTTAGAGATTCAATTGTTAATTTATAAATAGAGTTAGAGACAATTTCTGTCACAAAATACAAATATTCCCCAACATTCTCATCTTCTCTATATTTTAAATACTTAAAGTCATCAAAAGAGTCCCCCACTTCAACAAGATACCTCATGAATACCTTATTTAAAGAAAATTTGTCTCGGAAATGAATTGATATTAACCCAAAATTTTCAAAACTTTGGATTATCATATTAAAGGGTTTTATCGTTTCATCAGAAGGTGAATTTAGTGCATACTCTAGAATAGGTTCAACAAGTTTCTTTAACAGTATGGGCACTTCATAATATGCCCCTTTAGAGTTTTTAAAAACCCCTTTTTTAAATAATTTTAGCCAAGGGTATCTACCGTCTATATCTTTAAGATAAAGACATTTTATGTCTTTTCTTTCTTCCCCGGCAATTATTAATTTCTTTTCCCCATAAACTATGTCATCCAAGTACATTGTATAACTAAAGTCTGATGAATCCTCCAAATTTACTTTCTCTTCAAAATCAGAATAATGAATTTGTAATCCTTTAGCCAAATAATTTCTATACTCTATATCCAAAAATTTTTTCTTTTCTTTTAAATCTCTGTCCCAATCAAACATATAGCCGAATTGCAACAAACTTATTGAATATAGAGATTTAATTATATCTTCCATTAAGGGGTAAGTTTGATCTTTCTTTACAGCTTCTAGCCCAAGACTTCTTATGTCTTCACCGATATGTCTTGATTCAGTACCATTTTTAAGAATTCTTTCGATAGTTTCTAGTGATTTAAGGCATTGCTGTGCTACATCTAAGAGGTTATTTCTAATAGACTCTCTACCAATTGTGTACACATAGGAGGAAATATATGCTCTAATTACACATTCTACTCTATTGTTTAGTTCTTGCAATGCATCCTTTGTTCTTTTATGTTTATAATTTTCATTAATATGCATGTAATATTTAATAACCTGTTTTTGTGCTTCGCCTGTGAGTTTTTCAGAATGAGAGTTTATTCTTGATGCTAGTTCTTCTAAGCACTCCACTACTCGTTTAGTTGAAGACTCAAACTCCATTCCTTTTTTTGCGGATTCTTCACCAATAATTTTTAGACTTTTTACTATATGGAATATGCTATGTATGAGATTGTAATCAATTGACCCTTTTCCAATGTTATCGAGAGCTAAAATGACTTCGTCTACTGTGCGTTTTGAGTCGGCTTTGATTGCAACGACTCCTATATCACGTAAAAAATACGATAATTCAGTTACTGAACTTTCTAAACTTTCTAGAGCCTTATTTTTGTCTTCATCTAAACTTAATTCATAACGATTCCTGAAAATCCCTAACCCAATTCCATTAACACACTTTACTAAACCTATTGACAAACTTTGAAATTCTTCTTCTTTCATTTCCACAATCGATTTAAAAACTTCTTTTAGATAATACTCCGATAAAAAAGCGGTATATAATAAATTATTTTGCGTGATTTTTTCTTTATAATTTGGTATATTTAGAACGTTAAATAATGGGATCAAATTTTTTGGCATCTGTTTCAAGAGAGAACTGATACGCGATGAGTGTGACATTTCTATGGGATAAGTACATAATTTTCCGATGTAACAGTATTGTGTCAGTGTCATGTAAATGAATTCGCTATCCTTGATTTTCAGAGCCAACTTCCAAATTTCATAAATGCGTCTAAATACATGCTCAGATATTCGTTTTTCCTCATGTGGATTTTGTTTTATAATATTGTAATGACATTTTGATACTGCCCAAAGCCCGTTTCTTGCTGTAGCGTAATCGTATCGCATAATTGAAGCTCGTATAATGTCAAAGATTGGCAGAAAAGGATCTTCTTCATCATGTAAATTTATCCTAATTCTATTAATTCTTGGTTCGTCTTTGGAAATTTTGCTTTCGAGTTCATCAACTTCCTCTGAAGAATTAGATAAACTTTTGATGTCAATTTTATCAGATAAAAGGTCAATTACCGAGCTTGATTTCATCATCTTTAATACATATGGAATGTAGGCGATTAGTGAGATATATGCAGCAAATGAAAGCAGAAGAGCCAGAGTATAGCAGATTTCTAAACAATTAATACCTAAGTACGAGTATCCATTACTTGAATCCTTTATCAATCTAATAACGATAAGAGAAAAAATTATTGAGAATCCATAGAAGAAGATAAGTGCCCACAATCTTATATCGTTCTTAAAGATATCAACAACTCTTGCTGAGTAAGTGGTTGCAGAGTACTGAACTACCAGTAAACTTAGACTTATAACTATAGCGATTATTGAAGCACTGCTTTGAGCTATGGTACTTAACAAGTATAATGCACTATTAGTGTCTGTAGTTAGAAGATAGGTGTAAAGTCCAAAATATATAATACAAAATAATAGAAAAATAAATACAAGTAGTGCTAGCCAAAGCCTTCTTGTTTGCTGGAAAAAATCAGAGATTATTCTTCTAAACTTTCTCATTGTATTTTACTACTTACATATATCACATATGAACGTTGTTTTTTTGAATTAGTTCTCTGAGTTTATTTTCCTCACCAGACCTTTAGATTTCATCAATCTCAAGCCAACTGATGCTCATAGTAAAGAAAACTATCCTCAAGATTAATTTAAAAGGAGTATACCGTTCAAGGAAATTTTTCTATTATGATATTGTCATCTGTGTAAAATAATATCCAATCTAGTAAAAAGAAGTTTTCTTAATCTACCTGTAGTATGGAAAATTACAATGTAAAAAATCATGCACTAATTAATAAAGACTTACAAACCCTTCAACCCTTTTCTGATAATACAAATACTCCTGCGCATACCCACAATATTGCCCGAAATACTCTCTTCCCCAATCTCCCATACAGCTCATACTTGTGCAGGTTTCAAAGTAACTGTCATCTATGTGGTAATGCTGGATGATCTGCTTGATGTGGGTATCTACCGGGAAGGCTTCTAATTTCCCGAAGGCAAAAAGGAGAACACAGTCGGCAACCTTTTCCCCAATGCCGCGAAGCCTCATGAAACGTTCTCGTGCATATTTATATTCCAGGCGGAAAAGAACATTGAGGTCCAGTTCTCCGGAAGCCACTTCTTCGGCTGCGGCTTTTATGCTCGGGGCTCTGAAGCCAAGTTTACATCGTTCAAGCGCGGCTGGATTGGCGTTTGCGAGGGTTTCAGGGTCTGGGAAGGTGAAATAGCCGGGTTCGATTTCCTGCCCGAAAGTTCGGCTGAGAAGGTAGATCCGTCTCTGGATTGTGGGGATGCTTGAGGCGGTTGCGAGCATATAGGAGATAAGGCATTCCCAGGGGTCTTGCCGGATCAGGCGCAGACCCTGGTATTTGCGGATTGCCCGATCGATGAGCAGGTCACGGTTTATGCTTTCATAGATCGAGGGCAGGTCGTCATCAAAGCGAAAATAATGTGAAAAAAATTCAGGCGTCAGGGTTGAATCGATAATCAATTGTCCGTTTTCCTGAGAAAGTCGGATAACGTGATCTCCGACAACCCCTGTCCACCAATTCCCTTCCCGTTCCCAGCGGAAGACCTGTCCGCAGTCGAGGGTATAATTAAGGTTAAAAAGATGGGGCTTAAGCCTGTACATCCAGTTCAAGCCCCCTCAGGAAGATTGCTGCGGTTAGCGTGTCCCCAAGCCCGACCGTGGTTACGGGAGATTGGGAAAGCATTGTGGGAAGCATACAGATAACATAGCCTCCCCTGAAAGCATAAGCGCCCTGCCGGAGAGTTTTTCCATTGAAGGCTTTAAGGAAAGCTTCAATCTGTTTTCTTCCAAACTCGCTTTCCTGAAGTTTCAATGCTTCTTCTTCCACGAATTCCCGTCCATCAAGTTTGCCTGAAGCTGCATACACGCCTGCGCACTTAACTCCAAATTCCAGGGCTTCAAGTTTTTCTCCGGATACTCTCTGCAAATCCTGCTCAGAATTAGGATTAAATCCTGGCTTAAACACATTCAGCACAAATTCCCTTGTGTGAATAAAGAGCTTCTTAAGCTCGTTCCTCGAAGCCAGCCTGCATGCGGCATCAGCTACGGCTTCAGCTTCCATATGAAGAAGTTTTTCTCCAGGCACTCCGTGCAGGTTATAAAACATTGCAAGTTCGTCTTCGTTCATTCCAAAGCTGTCGGAAAGCCCTGAAAACTTAAGAAAAACTGAATTTCCAATTTCTCTACTCGCGAAATGCCCGAGTTCCAGGTGAATCTGGAGTTTGTCGTTTCTGGATTTCCAGCTTGTGAGCTCGGAAAAAGAATTATCGAGAATTGTTTTATAAGTGGTGCCATCGGGATAGTTCTCAATCAGGAGATGAAAACCCGATATGAGTATGCCATCAAGCTCACAGGCATGTTGAAGGGCATACTGCTTAAACGCAGGATTGGTATAAAGCCTGAAATTAAGATGATCACAGGTCGCTATGAAGCGGTTTTCCCTCGGAACCCTAACTTCTGTCCCATACAGGGAAAAAGTCTCCCCTTCAGAAAAATCAAACACGAAATGTATCGGTTCCTGATTGCTGGAAAGATCTTCCTCGCTTTTCTCAGGTAAAATCCCTGCGTTTTTCTCTTGCTGTGTGAAAGCCTCCGGCAGGTAGATTGCTTTTTTTGAGAAAAGAGAAAGCTGTGTTTCTGAAGGTACTGCAACATTTGGAATTACTCTGGAAGCGCCCAGCTGGGAAAGGGCATTTGCCATTATCCCTGCGTTTCCGCCCATTCTTACTAGGGATTTTTCAAAATAACGGTTTTTAAGAAACTCGAAAACAGAATCCTCAAATACAAGCCATTCGGCTCCACATCCCTCTTTCATACAATAGGCAAGCCCTGCTACAAAATCCGATTCAGAAATTATTTTTCCAGGGGGGTTTTCGATTTTCTCAAGGATTTCAGCAGCTTCGAAGGCACTCAGCAGTTCCGAAATCTCAGCCCCAGTGATCCTGTATACTGAGTCTATGTTGACATTATATCCGCAGAGTATATTCATCTTACCAGTTCCTTACAGAATGGGGAGGCTTCGGATTAAGTAAGGAGGATTTATTTTCCTGACTGCTTTCGCTTCATTTCTGCAAGCATAGCTGCAAAAGCTCCTGCCGAGATAGTATCACCTATTCCCACTGTCGATTGCGGTTGCTCGACCACTTTGGTAGGAATGATAACTGCATTATGATCTGCCCCGTAAATATATCCATATTCAAACTCATCAGGAGTACAGAGTTTCTTCCCTACACAATAAAGCTTGAAATTCTCTAGATCTTCAATGCCTTTGTCTGAAACCGGAACTTCTAGCCCTGTTGCTGCCGACTCAAAATTTTCAATATCTCCTGTGAGAGCCTTGGTGGCGGCAAGGGTTGAGGAAAAGAGCAGGGCATCCCTGTGTTCTCTAAGTGTAAGTGGGTGACCTTTCGCAAGGACACAGATATAAAACCCAAGAGAATGCACATGGACTCTCTCAAGCGATAGATCCTTTAAAAGCTGAACAGCACCGTGATAAAGCGAGGTTATCCCGTATTCTTCTTTTCTTATGACAGAATAAGAAAGTTCTTCATGTCCCAGGACGTTGAGGGCATTTGCCACTTCCACGGTATCAAGACCCAGGGAATGGACATGGCCGGCAACGATTTCAGTAAGAATAGCCTTTCTTATAACCCGATTCTGGATGGATGTAAGTTCTACATGGATGCGCAGTTGGGGATTTAAAGCCTTAA
This region of Methanosarcina flavescens genomic DNA includes:
- a CDS encoding ADP-dependent glucokinase/phosphofructokinase, whose product is MNILCGYNVNIDSVYRITGAEISELLSAFEAAEILEKIENPPGKIISESDFVAGLAYCMKEGCGAEWLVFEDSVFEFLKNRYFEKSLVRMGGNAGIMANALSQLGASRVIPNVAVPSETQLSLFSKKAIYLPEAFTQQEKNAGILPEKSEEDLSSNQEPIHFVFDFSEGETFSLYGTEVRVPRENRFIATCDHLNFRLYTNPAFKQYALQHACELDGILISGFHLLIENYPDGTTYKTILDNSFSELTSWKSRNDKLQIHLELGHFASREIGNSVFLKFSGLSDSFGMNEDELAMFYNLHGVPGEKLLHMEAEAVADAACRLASRNELKKLFIHTREFVLNVFKPGFNPNSEQDLQRVSGEKLEALEFGVKCAGVYAASGKLDGREFVEEEALKLQESEFGRKQIEAFLKAFNGKTLRQGAYAFRGGYVICMLPTMLSQSPVTTVGLGDTLTAAIFLRGLELDVQA
- a CDS encoding DNA-3-methyladenine glycosylase family protein, with amino-acid sequence MYRLKPHLFNLNYTLDCGQVFRWEREGNWWTGVVGDHVIRLSQENGQLIIDSTLTPEFFSHYFRFDDDLPSIYESINRDLLIDRAIRKYQGLRLIRQDPWECLISYMLATASSIPTIQRRIYLLSRTFGQEIEPGYFTFPDPETLANANPAALERCKLGFRAPSIKAAAEEVASGELDLNVLFRLEYKYARERFMRLRGIGEKVADCVLLFAFGKLEAFPVDTHIKQIIQHYHIDDSYFETCTSMSCMGDWGREYFGQYCGYAQEYLYYQKRVEGFVSLY
- a CDS encoding DUF2254 family protein, with protein sequence MRKFRRIISDFFQQTRRLWLALLVFIFLLFCIIYFGLYTYLLTTDTNSALYLLSTIAQSSASIIAIVISLSLLVVQYSATTYSARVVDIFKNDIRLWALIFFYGFSIIFSLIVIRLIKDSSNGYSYLGINCLEICYTLALLLSFAAYISLIAYIPYVLKMMKSSSVIDLLSDKIDIKSLSNSSEEVDELESKISKDEPRINRIRINLHDEEDPFLPIFDIIRASIMRYDYATARNGLWAVSKCHYNIIKQNPHEEKRISEHVFRRIYEIWKLALKIKDSEFIYMTLTQYCYIGKLCTYPIEMSHSSRISSLLKQMPKNLIPLFNVLNIPNYKEKITQNNLLYTAFLSEYYLKEVFKSIVEMKEEEFQSLSIGLVKCVNGIGLGIFRNRYELSLDEDKNKALESLESSVTELSYFLRDIGVVAIKADSKRTVDEVILALDNIGKGSIDYNLIHSIFHIVKSLKIIGEESAKKGMEFESSTKRVVECLEELASRINSHSEKLTGEAQKQVIKYYMHINENYKHKRTKDALQELNNRVECVIRAYISSYVYTIGRESIRNNLLDVAQQCLKSLETIERILKNGTESRHIGEDIRSLGLEAVKKDQTYPLMEDIIKSLYSISLLQFGYMFDWDRDLKEKKKFLDIEYRNYLAKGLQIHYSDFEEKVNLEDSSDFSYTMYLDDIVYGEKKLIIAGEERKDIKCLYLKDIDGRYPWLKLFKKGVFKNSKGAYYEVPILLKKLVEPILEYALNSPSDETIKPFNMIIQSFENFGLISIHFRDKFSLNKVFMRYLVEVGDSFDDFKYLKYREDENVGEYLYFVTEIVSNSIYKLTIESLKYNFVDFSMLPQQINCLIRIQRKYRSIFHVEDKFERILEMIKESGLEKPKRDEIIKMIEDAIQEFKNEKTTSDGE
- the cca gene encoding CCA tRNA nucleotidyltransferase, with the translated sequence METYTDIPEKLKLAVLERIKPTEPEREKLLTIQEELASKVKTAAERLGISDVLVRMVGSAARGTWLSGTHDIDVFISFPEETPREKLETMGMAIAREVAKHAEHAEDRHAEHPYLNIIYKGFDVDLVPCFRVASASRIKSAVDRTPFHNDFVKPRVKGLEDEVLLLKQFMRGGGVYGSELKTQGFSGYFTELLIIHYGSFENTVHAACSWKPGQKIDIMQHSEIEHDEPLVMVDPTDPRRNVAAALSLDKFCMFIDHCREFLKNPELRFFFPAAPLPLKDSEIREKLEARKSTQLAIVFKTPDVVEDVLYPQLYKMEQAAAALLKEYDFTVMKTGVWSGKSETAVLLELISGTLPNVKKHIGPPVWVKTHAEKFKEKYKGADGVFGGYIENGKYVFEIQRKYPTAKGLLEERLMTCSLGKSVCKSVSEGFEIIEDAGICRLKDTDFRVFLRGWM